CTCGCGGAAGGGTTCTGCTTTCCCCTGGTCGAAGCGATGGCGTCGGGGTTGCCCGCGATCGTCTCCGACATCGCCGTGTGCCGCGAGGTCGCCGCCGGGGCCGCCCGGCTGGTCGATCCTCGGAAGGCTTCGGCGATCGCCGGCGCGGTCTCCGAACTGGCGTCCGACCCCGCTCTCCGCGGAGCGCTGTCCGGCCGCGGGATCGTCCGGGCCCGCGACTTCTCCTGGCGACGCGCCGCGGAAAGGACGTGGAACGTGTACCGGCGAATCCTCGAAAACCGATGAAGCGCAGCCTCGGATCGGACGCCCCGCCGGTGCCGTGCGGGCAGAACGCGAAGCGCTTCCGCGCCGGGACGAAGGCGCCGCGCCGTTTCGCCCGCGAAACCCGGCGCCGGGAGGGTTCGCGAATCGAAAGGAGGGCGCGGCGCTGGCGGCTGCCGGAAGCGCTCGACCGATGAAGACCGCGGTCGTCCATGACTGGTTGACGGGAATGCGCGGGGGCGAATCCGTGCTGGAGGAGATCCTCGGCCTCGTTCCCGATCCGACCGTGTTCACGCTCTTCCACTTTCCGGGAAGCGTTTCCGCCAGGATCGAAGCCTTCCCGATCGTGACGTCGTTCCTGCAGCGCCTCGCGACGCCCCGCGCCTATCGGAGCCTCCTCCCCTTTTTCCCGGCGGCCGTCGAATCCTTCGACCTCTCCGGGTTCGACCTCGTCGTTTCTTCCTCGCATTGCGTGGCAAAAGGGGCGATCGCGCGGGAGGGGGCGAGACACCTCTGCTACTGCCACACGCCGGTGCGGTACGCCTACGGCCAGTTCGACGCGTACTTCCCGCGCCGCTCGACGCGCGCGTACGCGTTGAAGAAACTCTTCGTCGGCCGCCTTCGCCGGTGGGATCGCCGGACCGCGGGGCGCCCGGATCGCGTGCTCGCCAACTCGAGCGCGGTCGCCGCGCGCGTCCACGACGTCTGGAATCGCGACGCGGCCGTCGTCTTTCCGCCCGTGGACGTCGACTTCTTCACTCCCGGGACCGGCCCCGCGGAGGACTACGCGCTGTGCGTCGGGGCGCTCGTCCCGTACAAGAAGTTCGACGTGGCGATCGAATGGGCGCGGCGAACGGGGCGGGCGCTGCGGATCGTCGGGGCCGGGCCGGAGGAAAAACGCCTCCGCGAAAACTGCCCCGCCTCCGTTTCATTCGAGAGCGGGCTTTCCCGGGAGACCCTGCGGGAGCGATATCGGCGATGTGCGTTCTTTCTGCAACCGGGCGAAGAGGACTTCGGCATCGCCTCCGTCGAGGCGCAGGCGTGCGGCCGGCCCGTCGTCGCGCTCGGCCGCGGCGGCGCTCTCGACGTCGTCACCGGTCCCGCCTCCGGCGCGACGTTCCCCGAGCCCGTAATGGAACACGTCGTGCATGCGATTGACTCCCTTTCCCGTGTGGGCTTTAATGCCGGGGCCGCGGTCGCGAACGCGCGGCGGTTTTCCCGGGAGCGATTTCGGGCGGACTTCAGCCGGGAAGTGCAGAACCTGACGGAATGATCAAACAGTACGTGCGGCGGCAGGCATCGATCCTGATCGCGGCGGACGTCGGCGCGACGCTCCTCGCGCTCGTCGCCGCGTGGTTCCTCCGTTTCCGTCTCGGCGTCATTCCGGTCACGAAGGGCGTCCCGGGAGCCGAACCGTACTGGCGGCTGGCTCCGATCCTCGCGTTCCTCTGGCCGGTCGTCTATTCCTTCCACGGACTCTACCGTCCGCGGCGCGGACGCTCCCGGTCGGAAGAGGCGTTCGTCATCTTCACCGCGACGGCCCTCGCCGTCGTGCTGCTCGCCGGCATCGCGACGTTCTACCGTTCCTTCTCCTACTCGCGCCTCGTCCTCGTCATCTTCTTTGGCTGCGACGTGCCGTTCGTCGTCGCCGCCCGACTCCTCGTCCGGTCGCGCTGGGAAGCGAAGTGGCGAAACGGCATCGGGGTGAAAAGGGCGGTGGTCGTCGGGGCCGGACGCCTCGGCAAGTCGGTCGTCGACCGGCTCGTCGATCACCCGGAGACGGGAATGCGCGCGTGCGCGCTGCTCGACGACGATCCGTCGACGCACGGCGGCGATTACCGCGGCGTTCCCATCGCCGGCCCGACCACCGCCGCGGCGGCCTGGCTCGCGGCGGGGCGAGCGGAGACCGTCTTCCTCGCGCTCCCCCTCGAAGCGCACCGGCGGACGCTCGAGATCGTCGCGGCCGCCGCCCGCGCGGGAGGTGAAGTCCGCGTCGTTCCCGATCTCCTCCAGCACATCACGTTCCGGGCGGGGCTCGAGGACTGGGGCGGGCTGCCCGTCGTGCATCTGACCGAAACTCCGGTTTCCGGGTGGTCGGGCCTGGTCAAGCGCGCCCTCGACCTCACGCTCTCGTTCGGGGGCCTCCTCGTCCTCCTCCCCTTCTTCCTCGTGATCGCCGTGATCATCACGCTCACGGACGGCGGACCCGTCCTCTATTCCCAGGAGCGGATGGGCCTCGACGGGCGGCCGTTCCGGATGTGGAAATTCCGCACGATGCGCGTCGACGCGGAAGAGGAGACCGGAGCGGTCTGGGCGACTCCGGACGATCCCCGGCGCACGACGATCGGCCGATTCCTGCGGCAGTGGTCCTTCGACGAGCTTCCCCAGCTCTACAACGTGCTCCGCGGGGAGATGTCGCTCGTGGGTCCGCGTCCGGAACGTCCCGAGTTCGTCGCGGAGTTCAAGGAGAAGTTCCCCCAGTACATGCTGCGCCACCGGGTGCGATCCGGAATGACCGGGTGGGCGCAGGTGCATGGCTGGCGGGGAAACACGAGTCTCGCCAAGCGCATCGAGTACGACCTCTTCTACATCGAGAACTGGTCGCTCGCCCTCGACGTGCGGATCCTGTGGATGACGCTGGTGAAGGATCTCCGCGCCAACGCGCATTAGATTCGATAGCCGGCGCGGACATCGACCCGGCCGGGCGCGTGCCGCCCGCGAGCCCCTGCGGGACATGCCGGATCGCCAGCGGCTGGCAGAGTGTCACTCACGCTGTCTCTCTCGTTGACAGGTCGCGGCAACCGGCGCAGGATTTCACCTGAAAAGCGAAACCCACGTGTTTCGTGAAGGAGAAGACCTGGCCGCCGGACCGGCTGAGTGCGCAGCGTCGGCAGAAAGCCTGCCGCCGAAATGACCAACTCGCCGACGGAACCAACGATGAGGC
This sequence is a window from Thermoanaerobaculia bacterium. Protein-coding genes within it:
- a CDS encoding glycosyltransferase, whose translation is LAEGFCFPLVEAMASGLPAIVSDIAVCREVAAGAARLVDPRKASAIAGAVSELASDPALRGALSGRGIVRARDFSWRRAAERTWNVYRRILENR
- a CDS encoding glycosyltransferase; this encodes MKTAVVHDWLTGMRGGESVLEEILGLVPDPTVFTLFHFPGSVSARIEAFPIVTSFLQRLATPRAYRSLLPFFPAAVESFDLSGFDLVVSSSHCVAKGAIAREGARHLCYCHTPVRYAYGQFDAYFPRRSTRAYALKKLFVGRLRRWDRRTAGRPDRVLANSSAVAARVHDVWNRDAAVVFPPVDVDFFTPGTGPAEDYALCVGALVPYKKFDVAIEWARRTGRALRIVGAGPEEKRLRENCPASVSFESGLSRETLRERYRRCAFFLQPGEEDFGIASVEAQACGRPVVALGRGGALDVVTGPASGATFPEPVMEHVVHAIDSLSRVGFNAGAAVANARRFSRERFRADFSREVQNLTE
- a CDS encoding undecaprenyl-phosphate glucose phosphotransferase; amino-acid sequence: MIKQYVRRQASILIAADVGATLLALVAAWFLRFRLGVIPVTKGVPGAEPYWRLAPILAFLWPVVYSFHGLYRPRRGRSRSEEAFVIFTATALAVVLLAGIATFYRSFSYSRLVLVIFFGCDVPFVVAARLLVRSRWEAKWRNGIGVKRAVVVGAGRLGKSVVDRLVDHPETGMRACALLDDDPSTHGGDYRGVPIAGPTTAAAAWLAAGRAETVFLALPLEAHRRTLEIVAAAARAGGEVRVVPDLLQHITFRAGLEDWGGLPVVHLTETPVSGWSGLVKRALDLTLSFGGLLVLLPFFLVIAVIITLTDGGPVLYSQERMGLDGRPFRMWKFRTMRVDAEEETGAVWATPDDPRRTTIGRFLRQWSFDELPQLYNVLRGEMSLVGPRPERPEFVAEFKEKFPQYMLRHRVRSGMTGWAQVHGWRGNTSLAKRIEYDLFYIENWSLALDVRILWMTLVKDLRANAH